A window of Rubricoccus marinus contains these coding sequences:
- a CDS encoding RICIN domain-containing protein, whose amino-acid sequence MIYPPPSSLLRVHWTAAPRIVSRTAALFVLLGVVAVLAPEAQAQQVAAFENRWKGAERLAVDSGSLVANSSGNTAWVLEPVDATYVRLRNLNTGLYLHNQEGLAVGPIQPGWWSAMWVLEPTSDGYVRILNRWTSTYLHNENGPLELGSAGEGWFSAMWSQQPVQTRMAFSRATSDIGSHLQSLLSNHTEYGISGGVSSTAATHIQGMAVVGKYWVLSHDNAGNRDGDLIIIDPATRERKKSHTIQFTGDDGYMAAAQGNGDYLAVGTGTNKSVRVFSVSSAATVTELTNLNLSDPLGGSRIENVAFAYHPVHQRHYLLLINGSTNKLYVSSGSALESSTWSVVSQRGSVPYGEAGISLLFDQSSGSFYVVSLGQNGTISDEENSFSVWTLSQADASSPTNMFTASAASPEHRKLTDGSGSFRWGGTAHVLANGNVQVIAAPRDFKLIGDSDFGVWTSRPTWASTAVVTTPTPNIPIIRVRVTSVKCVETTEWGEDEVYLVVDGSRYPSGNESYHDINDGESWSVGASATSTSGVTITLMEYDTTDDRDLIGTFSVPIQKIHGRYTETLRGDDGVYQVTYEVSGQ is encoded by the coding sequence ATGATCTACCCGCCGCCCTCATCTCTCCTGCGCGTCCATTGGACTGCTGCCCCTCGCATCGTCTCGCGGACCGCTGCTTTGTTCGTGCTGCTCGGCGTGGTAGCCGTCCTCGCGCCAGAGGCCCAGGCGCAGCAGGTCGCCGCGTTTGAGAACCGCTGGAAGGGCGCCGAGCGCCTTGCGGTAGACAGCGGCTCGCTCGTCGCCAACTCCTCCGGCAACACCGCGTGGGTCCTTGAGCCCGTTGACGCGACGTATGTGCGCCTCCGCAATCTCAATACCGGGCTTTACCTACACAACCAGGAAGGGCTCGCGGTTGGGCCGATCCAGCCCGGGTGGTGGAGCGCGATGTGGGTCCTTGAGCCTACCAGCGATGGGTACGTGCGCATCCTGAACCGCTGGACGAGTACCTACCTGCACAACGAAAACGGCCCCCTGGAGCTCGGAAGCGCCGGCGAAGGCTGGTTTAGCGCGATGTGGAGCCAGCAGCCGGTGCAGACCCGGATGGCGTTCTCGCGGGCAACGTCTGATATCGGAAGCCACCTGCAGTCTCTCCTGTCCAATCACACCGAGTACGGCATCAGCGGGGGCGTCTCGTCGACCGCTGCGACCCACATCCAGGGCATGGCGGTTGTCGGCAAGTACTGGGTTCTCTCTCACGACAATGCTGGCAACCGTGATGGAGACCTCATCATCATCGACCCCGCTACCCGGGAGCGTAAAAAGAGTCACACAATCCAGTTCACCGGAGATGATGGCTATATGGCCGCGGCGCAGGGCAACGGGGACTATCTCGCCGTCGGCACAGGGACGAACAAGTCGGTTCGTGTGTTCTCGGTGTCGAGCGCTGCGACAGTGACGGAACTGACCAACCTCAATCTGAGCGACCCGCTCGGGGGCAGCCGGATTGAGAACGTGGCCTTCGCCTACCACCCCGTCCATCAACGGCACTACCTCCTCCTGATCAACGGGAGCACGAACAAGCTGTACGTGAGTTCAGGGTCTGCGCTGGAATCCTCCACGTGGAGCGTCGTATCGCAACGGGGCTCTGTCCCGTACGGGGAAGCCGGGATCTCACTCCTCTTCGACCAGTCCTCCGGTTCGTTCTACGTCGTCAGCCTGGGCCAGAATGGCACCATCTCCGATGAAGAGAACTCGTTCTCGGTGTGGACCCTGTCTCAGGCCGACGCCTCATCCCCCACGAACATGTTTACGGCCAGCGCTGCGTCCCCGGAGCACCGGAAACTTACCGATGGCTCAGGCAGCTTCCGCTGGGGAGGTACCGCGCACGTACTGGCCAACGGCAACGTTCAGGTCATCGCGGCCCCCCGAGACTTCAAGCTGATCGGGGACAGCGATTTTGGCGTGTGGACGTCCCGACCCACGTGGGCGTCAACAGCCGTCGTCACCACGCCTACGCCCAACATCCCCATCATCCGGGTCCGGGTCACATCGGTAAAGTGTGTCGAGACGACGGAGTGGGGAGAGGATGAGGTCTACCTCGTAGTAGATGGAAGCCGGTACCCGTCCGGGAACGAATCCTACCACGACATCAACGATGGGGAGTCGTGGTCGGTCGGGGCGTCGGCCACCTCGACCTCGGGAGTGACCATCACGCTGATGGAGTACGACACGACCGATGACCGGGACCTGATCGGGACCTTCTCCGTCCCGATCCAGAAGATCCACGGCAGGTACACCGAGACCCTTCGGGGCGACGACGGGGTGTACCAGGTCACCTACGAGGTGAGCGGGCAGTAG
- a CDS encoding acyl carrier protein, which produces MADNIESRVTAIIVEKLGVDESEISRDASFTNDLGADSLDTVELIMEFEKEFDVTIPDEDAEKIGTVGDAVDYVSEKAG; this is translated from the coding sequence ATGGCCGACAACATTGAGAGCCGCGTCACCGCCATCATCGTCGAGAAGCTCGGCGTCGACGAGAGCGAGATCTCACGCGATGCATCCTTCACCAACGACCTCGGAGCCGACTCCCTCGACACCGTCGAGCTGATCATGGAGTTCGAGAAGGAGTTCGACGTGACGATCCCAGACGAGGACGCCGAAAAGATCGGCACCGTCGGCGACGCCGTCGATTACGTCTCCGAAAAGGCGGGCTGA
- a CDS encoding oxidoreductase, with translation MSDSVSWALTHLPRQTGRTAIVTGANSGIGLEASRALAALGARVVMACRNLDKGNAARMDIKSTVPGADVEVRHLDLADLASVEAFAATFTATSTAPEGPGDGLKQRVDLLVNNAGVMALPERRETADGFEMQFGTNVLGHFALTARLLPHLLMPPAARVVWLSSIAHREGRIHFDDLNSEARYDPWTAYRQSKLADLMLALEMQRRLTDTGADAISVAAHPGISATNLATDMMSGSPIRAMLMGPLINLVAMPPWRGALPTLAAAASPTVQPADYIGPDGFREMRGTPTRAEIMPQARDEEAARRLWRACEEATGLAMLS, from the coding sequence ATGTCCGACTCCGTTTCCTGGGCGCTGACCCACCTTCCCCGCCAGACCGGACGCACCGCCATCGTGACCGGCGCCAACTCCGGGATCGGGCTTGAAGCCTCGCGCGCGCTCGCGGCGCTGGGCGCGCGTGTTGTCATGGCGTGCCGCAACCTGGACAAGGGCAACGCGGCGCGGATGGACATCAAGAGCACGGTCCCAGGAGCCGACGTGGAGGTGCGGCACCTCGACCTCGCGGACCTCGCGAGCGTGGAGGCCTTCGCCGCCACCTTCACCGCCACCTCGACGGCGCCAGAGGGCCCGGGCGATGGGCTCAAGCAGCGCGTGGACCTGCTGGTCAACAACGCGGGGGTGATGGCGTTGCCCGAGCGGCGCGAGACGGCGGACGGCTTCGAGATGCAGTTCGGCACCAACGTGCTCGGGCACTTCGCGCTTACGGCGCGCCTGCTGCCGCACCTGCTAATGCCGCCAGCGGCCCGCGTGGTGTGGCTCAGCAGCATCGCGCACCGCGAGGGGCGGATCCACTTCGACGACCTCAACAGCGAGGCACGCTACGACCCGTGGACGGCGTACCGGCAGAGCAAGCTGGCCGACCTCATGCTCGCGCTGGAGATGCAGCGGCGGCTGACGGACACGGGCGCGGACGCGATCAGCGTGGCGGCGCACCCGGGCATCTCGGCTACCAACCTCGCGACGGACATGATGAGTGGCTCGCCCATCCGCGCGATGCTAATGGGGCCGCTTATCAACCTCGTGGCGATGCCGCCATGGAGGGGCGCACTCCCCACGCTCGCCGCCGCCGCCTCGCCAACGGTCCAGCCCGCGGATTACATCGGACCGGACGGCTTCCGCGAGATGCGCGGCACGCCGACGCGCGCGGAGATCATGCCGCAGGCCCGGGACGAGGAGGCGGCGCGGCGCCTCTGGCGCGCGTGCGAGGAGGCCACAGGCCTCGCGATGCTGAGCTAG
- a CDS encoding prolyl oligopeptidase family serine peptidase, whose translation MRRLLVLLAMTATSVAAQIPPEAQPADAPGDPYIWLEDVEGERAMEWVEAQNARSAEALQAVPEYEALYADALEVITSDDRIAYPSIMGDWLYNFWTDEDNERGLWRRTSWESYLGGEPEWETVLDIDALGEAEGVNWAYKGSSCLAPDYERCLVRLSRGGADAVETREFDLTTKTFVASGFSLPESKGAVAWLSEDELLVATDFGEGSMTTSGYPRVVKRWQRGTPLAEAETVFEGEAEDVGSWASALKRGDEIIGAVAHRPSFFEGSLHVMHEGELVRLDLPLDADPGIVGDHMTLYLRSDWDAGGEAYTAGSLLAIDYDAFLGGSRDFQAVFVPTERQTVEGTSSTKNTFLVSLLDNVNGELRQFRFEGGEWVGRTVDAPDFGSVSVVSTSDDDDRFFFTYSSFLQPTTLYLASGDGTTREVTQLPAEFDASGLSVQQWEATSADGTRVPYFIVAPEALAMDGSNPTQLYGYGGFEVSLTPSYGGLLGKTWLERGGVYVLANIRGGGEFGPAWHRSAQRENRQRAFDDFIAVAEDLIARGVTSPEHLGIRGGSNGGLLTGTVMTQRSDLFNGVVISVPLLDMRRYHTLLAGASWMAEYGDPDNPEDWAFISQYSPYQNLREDADYPRPLFTTTTRDDRVHPGHARKMAAKMLAMGYDVDYVENTEGGHGSGVTPAQQATMWASIYSYLWRQLGG comes from the coding sequence ATGCGCCGCCTTCTCGTCCTTCTCGCGATGACCGCCACCTCTGTCGCTGCTCAAATCCCGCCAGAGGCGCAACCCGCCGATGCGCCGGGCGACCCCTACATCTGGCTAGAAGACGTGGAGGGCGAGCGCGCGATGGAGTGGGTAGAGGCTCAAAACGCCCGGAGCGCCGAGGCGCTGCAGGCCGTGCCGGAGTACGAGGCGCTCTACGCCGACGCGCTGGAGGTCATCACGTCCGACGACCGCATCGCGTACCCGTCCATCATGGGCGACTGGCTCTACAACTTCTGGACCGACGAGGACAACGAGCGCGGCCTCTGGCGCCGGACCTCGTGGGAGAGCTACCTGGGCGGAGAGCCCGAGTGGGAGACCGTCCTGGACATCGACGCGCTGGGCGAGGCCGAGGGCGTGAACTGGGCGTACAAGGGCTCTTCCTGCCTCGCACCGGACTACGAGCGCTGCCTCGTGCGCCTCTCGCGCGGCGGCGCCGACGCCGTCGAGACCCGCGAGTTCGACCTCACGACCAAGACGTTCGTCGCCAGCGGCTTTTCCCTGCCCGAGTCCAAGGGCGCTGTGGCGTGGCTGAGCGAGGACGAGCTGCTCGTCGCGACCGACTTTGGTGAGGGCTCGATGACGACCTCCGGCTACCCGCGTGTGGTCAAGCGCTGGCAGCGGGGCACGCCTCTGGCGGAGGCCGAGACGGTCTTCGAGGGCGAAGCGGAGGACGTGGGCTCGTGGGCGTCCGCGCTCAAGCGCGGCGACGAGATCATCGGCGCGGTGGCGCACCGGCCGAGCTTTTTCGAGGGCTCCCTCCACGTCATGCACGAGGGCGAGTTGGTGCGGCTGGACCTCCCGCTCGACGCCGACCCCGGCATCGTGGGTGACCACATGACGCTCTACCTCCGCTCGGACTGGGACGCCGGCGGCGAGGCCTACACGGCGGGCTCGCTTCTCGCCATCGACTACGACGCGTTCCTCGGCGGCAGCCGCGACTTCCAGGCGGTCTTCGTGCCCACCGAGCGCCAGACCGTCGAGGGCACCTCGTCCACGAAGAACACGTTCCTCGTCTCGCTCTTGGACAACGTCAACGGCGAGCTCCGACAGTTCCGGTTCGAGGGCGGCGAATGGGTTGGGCGCACGGTGGACGCGCCCGACTTCGGCAGCGTCAGCGTGGTGAGCACGAGCGACGACGACGACCGCTTCTTCTTTACCTACAGCTCCTTCCTCCAGCCGACGACGCTCTACCTCGCCTCTGGCGACGGGACCACGCGAGAGGTCACGCAACTCCCCGCCGAGTTCGACGCCAGCGGCCTGAGCGTCCAGCAGTGGGAGGCGACCTCGGCCGACGGCACGCGCGTCCCGTACTTCATCGTCGCGCCAGAGGCCCTCGCGATGGACGGCAGCAACCCGACGCAGCTGTACGGCTACGGCGGCTTCGAGGTCTCGCTGACGCCGTCCTACGGCGGTCTGCTCGGCAAGACGTGGCTGGAGCGCGGCGGCGTGTACGTGCTCGCCAACATCCGCGGCGGCGGCGAGTTCGGCCCGGCGTGGCACCGCTCGGCGCAGCGCGAAAACCGCCAGCGCGCCTTCGACGATTTTATCGCGGTGGCGGAGGACCTCATCGCCAGAGGCGTCACCTCGCCGGAGCACCTCGGGATCCGCGGCGGTTCCAACGGCGGCCTGCTCACGGGCACCGTTATGACGCAGCGGTCGGACCTGTTCAACGGCGTCGTGATCTCGGTCCCGCTTCTCGACATGCGCCGTTACCACACGCTTCTGGCGGGCGCGAGCTGGATGGCGGAGTACGGCGACCCGGACAACCCAGAGGACTGGGCGTTTATCTCGCAGTACTCGCCCTACCAGAACCTCCGCGAGGACGCCGATTACCCCCGCCCGCTGTTCACCACGACGACGCGCGACGACCGCGTCCACCCCGGCCACGCGCGCAAGATGGCGGCGAAGATGCTAGCCATGGGCTACGACGTGGACTACGTGGAGAACACCGAGGGCGGCCACGGCTCCGGCGTCACGCCCGCGCAGCAGGCGACGATGTGGGCGTCCATCTACAGCTACCTCTGGCGCCAACTCGGGGGCTGA
- the metK gene encoding methionine adenosyltransferase: protein MPTLFTSESVSEGHPDKVSDQISDALLDAFLKGDPASRCAIETLCTTGLVVVSGEVTSDTYVDVQEVVRQTIEEIGYTDPLLQFDARSCGVLVSIHEQSGDIAQGVDDDKGLHVEQGAGDQGMMFGYATREDEDTLMPLALMLSHRLVKRLAEVRKAGEHMTYLRPDAKSQVTVEYDDYDRTIRRVHTVVLSTQHDESVTVEQIKADVREHILPAVLPSELVDDDLILHVNPTGTFVIGGPHGDTGLTGRKIIVDTYGGKGAHGGGAFSGKDPSKVDRSAAYATRHIAKNLVAADLCDEALVQVAYAIGVAAPVSIRVETGGTAKHGLTDARLSQVVQDTVDMRPAAIISRFNLIDASGEKRPTYRNTAAYGHFGRDEFPWERLDLVDDLKKAANA from the coding sequence ATGCCCACGCTCTTCACCTCCGAATCGGTCTCCGAAGGACACCCGGACAAAGTCTCGGACCAGATCTCCGACGCCCTCCTCGACGCCTTTCTGAAGGGCGACCCCGCCAGCCGCTGCGCCATCGAGACGCTGTGCACGACGGGCCTCGTCGTCGTCTCCGGCGAGGTCACGAGCGACACCTACGTGGACGTGCAGGAGGTCGTGCGCCAGACCATCGAGGAGATCGGCTACACGGACCCTCTCTTGCAGTTCGACGCCCGCTCCTGTGGCGTCCTCGTGAGCATCCACGAGCAGTCCGGTGACATCGCGCAGGGCGTGGACGACGACAAGGGGCTCCACGTGGAGCAGGGCGCCGGCGACCAGGGCATGATGTTCGGGTACGCCACGCGCGAGGACGAGGACACCTTGATGCCTCTGGCGCTGATGCTCTCGCACCGGCTCGTCAAGCGCCTCGCCGAGGTGCGCAAGGCTGGCGAGCACATGACCTACCTCCGCCCGGACGCCAAGAGCCAAGTCACGGTGGAATACGACGACTACGACCGCACCATCCGCCGCGTCCACACCGTCGTCCTCTCCACGCAGCACGACGAGAGCGTGACCGTGGAGCAGATCAAGGCCGACGTGCGCGAGCACATCCTGCCCGCCGTCCTGCCGAGCGAACTCGTGGACGACGATCTCATCCTCCACGTCAACCCCACCGGCACGTTCGTCATCGGCGGGCCGCACGGCGACACCGGCCTCACAGGCCGCAAGATCATCGTGGACACCTACGGCGGAAAGGGCGCCCACGGCGGCGGCGCGTTTAGCGGCAAGGACCCGAGCAAGGTGGACCGGAGCGCGGCCTACGCCACGCGCCACATCGCCAAAAACCTCGTCGCCGCCGATCTCTGCGACGAGGCGCTCGTGCAGGTCGCCTACGCCATCGGTGTGGCCGCGCCGGTCTCGATCCGCGTGGAAACGGGCGGCACGGCCAAGCACGGCCTGACCGACGCCCGTCTCTCGCAAGTGGTGCAGGACACCGTAGACATGCGCCCGGCCGCCATCATCTCCCGCTTCAACCTCATCGACGCCTCTGGCGAGAAGCGGCCTACGTACCGCAACACGGCCGCCTACGGCCACTTCGGGCGCGACGAATTCCCCTGGGAACGCCTGGACCTCGTGGACGACCTCAAGAAGGCGGCGAACGCCTAG
- the fabF gene encoding beta-ketoacyl-ACP synthase II, whose protein sequence is MPSASRRRVVVTGLGALTPIGNNVPDFWEAMMEGKSGAAPITRFDPSRLRCQFACEVKDFDPTEFIDRKEARRMDRFSQYALVASGEALRDAGIDTDTLSEEERDRTGVVFGSGIGGIGTLQDQILEFGEHGPRRLSPFLVPMMILDIAPGHISIQHGLRGPNHATVSACATGNNAIVDAAMIIERGLADVMVAGGTEAGVVEVCLGGFDNMRALSTRNEAPEAASRPFDANRDGFVMAEGSGAVILEDLEHAQARGAKIYAEVVGFGMSGDAYHVSAPHPDGDGAARAMRMALKTADLSPEDVDYLNMHGTSTPLGDIAETKAIKKVFGDHAYEMSLSSTKSMTGHLLGAAGAVEAIASILAITHDTVPPTINFETPDPECDLDYTFNEPRKREVNVALSNAFGFGGHNTCVVFKQFEA, encoded by the coding sequence ATGCCGTCCGCTTCTCGCCGCCGCGTCGTCGTCACCGGCCTCGGTGCCCTCACCCCCATTGGCAACAACGTCCCGGACTTCTGGGAGGCCATGATGGAGGGGAAGAGTGGCGCCGCCCCCATCACCCGCTTTGACCCCTCGCGCCTGCGCTGCCAGTTCGCGTGCGAGGTCAAGGACTTCGACCCGACCGAGTTCATCGACCGGAAGGAGGCGCGCCGCATGGACCGCTTCTCGCAGTACGCGCTCGTGGCCTCTGGCGAGGCGCTGCGCGACGCCGGCATCGACACCGACACGCTGAGCGAGGAGGAGCGCGACCGGACGGGCGTCGTCTTCGGCAGCGGCATCGGCGGCATCGGCACGCTGCAGGACCAGATCCTGGAGTTCGGCGAGCACGGCCCGCGGCGTCTCTCGCCGTTTCTCGTGCCGATGATGATCCTGGACATCGCGCCGGGGCACATCTCCATCCAGCACGGCCTGCGCGGCCCCAACCACGCGACGGTCAGCGCCTGCGCGACGGGCAACAACGCGATCGTGGACGCGGCGATGATCATCGAGCGCGGCCTGGCCGACGTGATGGTGGCCGGCGGAACCGAGGCGGGCGTCGTCGAGGTCTGCCTGGGCGGGTTCGACAACATGCGCGCGCTCTCGACGCGCAACGAGGCGCCAGAGGCCGCCTCCCGGCCGTTCGACGCCAACCGCGACGGCTTCGTGATGGCGGAGGGCTCCGGCGCGGTCATCCTCGAAGACTTGGAGCACGCGCAGGCGCGCGGCGCGAAGATCTACGCCGAGGTCGTCGGCTTTGGCATGAGCGGCGACGCCTACCACGTCTCGGCCCCGCACCCGGACGGCGACGGCGCGGCGCGCGCGATGCGCATGGCGCTCAAGACCGCCGACCTCTCGCCAGAGGACGTGGACTACCTCAACATGCACGGCACGAGCACGCCGCTGGGCGACATCGCGGAGACGAAGGCCATCAAAAAGGTCTTCGGCGATCACGCCTACGAGATGAGCCTCTCGTCCACGAAGTCCATGACCGGCCACCTCCTCGGGGCCGCTGGCGCCGTGGAGGCCATCGCGAGCATCCTCGCGATCACGCACGACACCGTCCCGCCGACGATCAACTTCGAGACGCCGGACCCCGAGTGCGACCTGGACTACACGTTCAACGAGCCGCGCAAGCGCGAGGTCAACGTGGCGCTCTCCAACGCGTTCGGCTTTGGCGGGCACAACACGTGCGTCGTGTTCAAGCAGTTCGAGGCGTAG
- a CDS encoding T9SS type A sorting domain-containing protein → MTSLRLTLVAFAALLLTPAALAQPINDSIFEAMPIAADGIYTGTNAGADAEPFNNPTATCTSTDNGEAVWWVFKVEEDAAITIDLAGSTFDTVLSIAQVGSELEEIACDDDGIPGDGILTSRIENFAAQAGRRYFVRVVGFNSAEGDIAMAVTSQATSGGGTALTTPPYDSFGIGRNLNLNDNGAVDGLDNIFPETNVGATSEAGETAASCTSIDLGNSTWRTFAPTQNGFITIDLAGSTFDTVLSIRTDIGTEVACDDDGLPGDGILTSRIENFRVVAGTVYHIRVTGFNNASGDIRMRVVGSTTAVVSEPATPEASLTLLAPFPNPASGAVRLAADLPEPADVRLTVYDALGREVAVLAEGTLAAGQSDWTWDASGQPAGVYIVRLSSGEEVRTRRVTVVR, encoded by the coding sequence ATGACTTCTTTGCGACTCACCCTTGTGGCTTTCGCCGCGCTCCTCCTAACTCCCGCCGCTCTCGCGCAGCCCATCAACGACAGCATCTTCGAGGCGATGCCCATCGCGGCCGACGGCATCTACACTGGCACCAATGCAGGCGCCGACGCCGAGCCGTTCAACAACCCTACTGCGACCTGTACTTCGACCGACAATGGCGAAGCCGTCTGGTGGGTCTTCAAGGTGGAAGAGGACGCCGCCATCACCATCGATCTCGCGGGCTCCACCTTCGACACCGTTTTGTCCATCGCTCAAGTCGGAAGTGAGCTGGAAGAAATAGCGTGCGATGATGATGGCATCCCGGGCGACGGCATTTTGACCTCCCGGATCGAGAACTTCGCTGCTCAAGCGGGGAGGCGTTACTTCGTCCGTGTGGTCGGCTTCAATAGTGCTGAAGGTGACATCGCGATGGCTGTTACATCGCAGGCTACGTCCGGCGGTGGCACGGCTCTTACCACGCCACCGTACGACTCGTTCGGGATCGGGCGGAACTTGAATCTGAACGATAATGGTGCAGTAGATGGGTTGGACAACATCTTCCCTGAGACCAACGTCGGCGCCACGAGTGAGGCCGGTGAGACCGCTGCCTCCTGCACCTCCATAGACCTGGGCAACTCGACGTGGAGGACCTTCGCGCCTACTCAGAATGGCTTCATCACGATCGATCTCGCGGGTTCCACCTTCGACACGGTTCTCAGCATCCGTACCGATATCGGTACGGAAGTGGCCTGCGATGATGATGGCCTTCCCGGTGACGGCATCCTGACGTCGCGCATCGAGAACTTCCGGGTTGTGGCCGGGACGGTCTACCACATCCGTGTGACCGGCTTCAACAACGCCTCTGGCGACATCCGCATGCGCGTTGTCGGCAGCACCACGGCCGTCGTGTCTGAGCCTGCGACGCCAGAGGCCTCGCTCACGCTTCTGGCACCTTTCCCCAACCCGGCCTCTGGCGCCGTCCGCCTCGCGGCGGACCTGCCGGAGCCCGCCGACGTCCGCCTGACGGTCTACGACGCGCTGGGCCGCGAGGTCGCCGTGCTCGCCGAGGGCACGCTGGCCGCAGGCCAGAGCGACTGGACGTGGGACGCCAGCGGCCAGCCTGCAGGCGTCTACATCGTGCGGCTGTCCTCTGGCGAGGAGGTCCGCACGCGGCGCGTAACGGTGGTGCGCTGA